The Desulforegula conservatrix Mb1Pa genomic sequence TGATTTCTTCTGATTCCTTTTGCCATTCTTCTGCTCCTTTTTTTTGATGTTCTAATAAAGCAGATTTTCACTTAAATGGCTGTCCAATTTTTCCAGACCAGCTCTCCGGTGGCCTTTTTGAAAAGAGAACGAAAGTAGGCAAAACAACAAAGTTCGAGGATTTGTTATTGCCTGAAAAAGCTATTATTGAAATGAAATCGAGAGGCAAAGACCTTCACAGCCATGTCCTTCAGGCCAGGGAATACTGGAACAATAGTTACGGAAAAGAAAAAACTCCTTACGTGGTATTATGTAACTTTGATGAAATAATGATTTTCAACTGGTTCATGCAGGACGCTCCTTTAGATAAATTTAATATTAATGATTTAGAAAATAGATGGAGAGCGTTAGCTTTTTTATCCAAAGAGCCTATTGTGCCTATTTTTGCTAACAATGTTGAAAAAGCTACCAAAGAAGCCGTTGAACAACTGCTTAATGTCTATCATTCTTTGATAAACAGAGGTGAGGAGAAAAACAAAGTTCAAAAATTTGTACTGCAATTACTCGTCTGTTTTTTTTCAGAGGATGCGGGGCTTTTCCCTGTAGACGGGTTCTTTTTAGACTTGATTAGAGATTGCAAGAACACTCAATCAGCTTATGATCTTTTCCCAGCACTTTTCAGACAAATGAACAACAAAAATAAAGCTAAAGGTGGAAGATTTAAAAATGTTCCATATTTCAATGGTGGACTTTTTAAAGAAATAGACCCTGTTGATTTAACTGATTATGAAATTGCTCTAATTGAAAAAACCGCGACATTTAACTGGAGGCACGTCGAACCCGCCATATTTGGGAATATTTTTGAATACAGCATGGACAGCGATGCCCAACATGCTATGGGAGCCCATTATACCTATGAAAAGGATATAATGAAAATTATAAGGCCAACCATTATTCAGCCCATCCTTGAGGAAATCAAAAAAGCAAATACGCTGGAAAAACTTCGTAAAATCAGGGCTGGGCTTGGGCAACTTAAAATTTTAGACCCTGCTTGTGGAAGCGGTAACTTCTTGTATGTAGCCTTACGTGAACTAAAAAATCTTGAACTCGAAATTTTGTCAAAAATTAACGAGAACTTTAAAAGTTACAATATCAGAGACGTTGACTCGGTAATTCAAACAAAACAGTTCTATGGAATGGACATAAATCCTTTTGCTGTTGAACTTGCAAAGGTCACCTTGTCTTTTGGAAAGAAAATATTCAATGGCATGTTTTCAGAATACATCAAAAAAAATCAGCTTTCTTTGGAATTTGTGGATAAAACGCTTCCATTCGATGATCTGGACAGGAACATTGTTGTAAAAGACGCTCTTTTCAACGAATGGCCTAAAGCTGATATAATAATAGGCAACCCTCCTTTTTTAGGTGGAAAATATTTGAGAACAGAACGAGGCGACGATTATGCAGAAAAAATATATAAAGCTTTCCCAGACGCTAAAGGACAGCCAGATTTATGCGTTTTCTGGTTTCAAAAAGCCAATGACAGTTCCGCAGAACGTATTGGACTGGTAGGCACAAATTCCATTTCACAAGGCGTTTCAAGAAAAGCAAGCCTTGACTATATTTCTGCAAACAATGGAACCATTATCAGCGCCGTCTCAACCCAGGTCTGGAGCGGAACGGCAAATGTTCATGTAAGCCTTGTTAACTGGGTTAAAAACAAGAAAATCATTCCATCTGATATTTTTCTCGATGAGCAAAAGGTCAACTTCATCAATTCAAGCCTTAAAGCTGAAGCAGACTACACAGTTGCAAAGCCACTCAAGGAAAATGAAAACTTATCATTTCAGGCATGTGAACTATCAGGAAAAGGTTTTATTGTTTCTGCTGCGACTGCAAAAGAATGGATAAAAAAAGACAAAAAAAACAAGGAAGTCCTAAAACCAATGCTTGACGGCAAGACGCTTGTCTCGCCGGGCATAGAGTTGGACTGGGTTATAGATTTTAACGATATGACGCTTGAAAAAGCAAGCGGCTATAAAGTGCCTTTTGAGCATGTAAAACAAAATATCCGCCCGGAAAGAATGCTCAATAAAGAAAAAAGCCGATCAGAAAAGTGGTGGCTTTTTGGACGATCAAGACCTCAGATGCGGAAGGCTTTTAAAGGATTGGAATGCTATTTCTGTTTGCCAAAAGTTGCAAAATATACATGCTTCAGGCCCATTGATGTTTCTGTCTTGCCATGCGAGGCGAATATGGTCGTGGCAAGTGATGACTTTTTTATTCTTGGAATCTTAAATTCCAAGATACACATGGATTGGGTTCTGGCACAATGTTCTACATTAAAGTCAGATACACGCTATACAAATACGACTTGTTTTTTGACTTTCCCGTTCCCTCATGAAGCCAAGGACGCTTTAAAGCAAAAAGTCAGGGAAATCATGAAGGAACTTGAGGATTTCAGATCACAGGAAGCTATTTCACGGAACTGCACAATAACAAAGCTATATAATGACTTCTTCTCTGAACCATCCAGCAATCTTTTTAAATTGCACAAAAAATTAGATAAGACTGTATGCGCTTGCTATGGATGGAAGCATATCGACAACAAGGTTTATAATGATGAAGTATTAGAGCTAAACGAAAAAAAGCTATAAGTATCTGAAGAATTAAAAAACGCTCTTAACGATGCTCTTGAAATCAGCTTTTTTGCCAGTTACCGACTCGAACACTTGCCCCACCCTGTCTTTTCCTGTCTGGGTAAGGCCTGATATCAATTCGTCTTTTGCCACCTTTCCGAATTCATCTATCGCCAGATCATCCATCAGTCCGTTGGCTTCACTGATAAAGCCGTCCACGGGTTCACCGCAAGTGGCCGCCAGACAATTTATGAGGCTATCAAGAGCCGATATATGGCCTGGCATTTCAAGCCCTGAAAACAGATCATTAAGAGAATCAAGTGATAGCCCAAGATCAATGGAAGGATGAGGAATGGATCTATAAAAATCATCCAGGTATTTAGAGATATCTATTTTGCCTATCAGATTGGGCATAGAGCCGAATCTGTCTTTTATTGACGTGCAAGCTTCAAGCATTTTGTTTGCGTCACCGATAACATCCCCAAAATCAAGGTCAGGAATATTTAGCTTATCCATATCGATACGTGACATAGCCGCAGCTTTGTCTTTTACTGCTGATACCTTTGAGCCATACTTGCTTTTTATCACGCCAAGAAAACTCAGCTTTGATTCAATCTGTTTTCTCGTATCCATGCAAAGAGTTGATTTTATTATGCTCATTGTTGATTCCCTCCCACTAGCTTATTATTTATACAGCCTAATTATCTGACATGGATTCTGAAAGAGCAACCGTGGGCATGGCAAATACTATTATATGATAATCACCCACCTCTACATATAAAGACAATTTGACATTGGTACTAAAAAACGGTACTAAATAGTCATGAATTCAAGGCATAGGAAAACACTATCAGATATTTTCAAGAACCCTGTTCAGTCCAATATATTATGGAGTGATATTGAAGCTCTTCTCATTGCTCTTGGTTCAGATATTTCAGAAGGCAATGGTTCTCGTGTCCGAATAAAATTGAATGGAGAAAGAGCTGTTTTCCATAGGCCGCACCCACAAAAAGAAACTGATAAGGGTTCTGTTATGTCCATGAGAAGATTTTTAGAAAATGCGGGGGTTTTAAAATGATGGAATATAAAGGTTATATAGGCGTAGTGGATTATGATGACAAGGCCAAGGTCTTTCATGGGGAAATAATAAACACCCGTGACGTAATAACATTTCAGGGTAAGTCTGTTGATGAAATAGAAGCGGCCTTCCATGAATCCATAGATGATTATCTCGCATGGTGCGAGCAGGATGGAATAAACCCTGAAAAACCTTATTCAGGCAAGTTTAATCTAAGATTGTCCCCAGAGCTTCACAGGGAAGTTGCTACTGCTGCTAAAAAGCTAAAGCTGTCTATCAATTCGTTTGTTGAAAAAGCCCTGATTGATGAGATCAATCTTCATAGAGCGTAATATACAGTTACTTATTCCTTTCCATAAGCTTATTCTCAAACGCTATCGCTCTTTTCTCATCGCAAGCCTGCATTGACTCTATAAACCGCTGTAATTCATTCTTGACTGGAGCGGTTGTTTCCATAGCCCCGTACATTGCCATTAAATAAATTTCATCAACCGGCTCAAACATCATGGGGTAAGCGCACAGCATTACAGCCCTGTGACCGCCCGTTATCTTCTGCCAATCTGCGTGATAAGTCACCCTGCCTTTGTCATCATGACCAGTTTCTATCTTCTGGCCTTCACCACCTGTCTTAATGGCATATTTTTGAATTTCATCATCAAGGATTATGGATTCGGTTGCAGCCATAGAAAAGTACGCATCCATGACCCTGAAGAAATTAGACCTACCATCGACCGTGGCATTCAGGTCAATCCTGGTAGCGGCACGGGATATCCTGTCCATGGGCTCATCCACAAGCACAGTGTATCCCTTTTTTATCTTGTCGCTTATTTCTTCCATCAAAGGTTTTTCCCATAGAGCAAAAAGACCAGTGATAGGAGAAATATGAGTCACGACAAGCAGATTGCCGTCATATGCGGCATAAGCCTTTGCCCTGAGATTATGCGATAACGAAACTGTCATTATTTTACGGTTTTCAGTCATGAGAAAGATAATAAAATAACACAAAAGATCGGGCAAGGATGGGAAAAGGATATAGATTTATCTGGATAGAAGCCGGGCTTGCTCAAAGACCGAATAATATCGTGGTTCGCTTAGGCTCACACGATCTATCCTTATTCGTTGTGCATATTTTTCTATTACAATGACGAAAGTAATATAATAAAAATTTTCTAAAAAATAAATTTTGACAGCAGTTGCCTTTTATAAAGCAAATAGTCCCGGTAAATAAGACTCATTTTAACCCTTAAATAAAAGGAGACCAAAATGAGAAACGATTTGTTCAAAATCAATGCAAAGAGTAAAGCTTCAGTTCCTAATGGCCCAAGTACAACAGGTAACCCTTCCGGTGGTGGACGAGGGAATAACCCTCCCAAAAAATAAAAATTAACTAATGAAAGGCCGCAGGTTTATTAAACTGCGGCCTTTTTATATTCTTCGAAGTGAGCTTTATAATAAATGGAATAATTATCAAAAAACGCTATTATATCTTTTTCATTCAAGCCCGAAGCATATAGTTTTTCATAAATATGCTGAAAAATTTTAGCAACAACGTAAAATATAAGCTCTAAAATTTGCGGTTCCTCCTGTTCCTTTTGAAATAATCTACTAAGAATCAAATTAATTTTTTCATATTTTGGCGTATGTTTCCCTTTTTCCCACTTTCTTAATAAACTTATATCCAAATCAGATAGTTCGTCATCAGGCTCCTCCTCAGGTAATTTCTCATTAGAAAGTATATTACTATTAAGTATGCCATCCCAAGAATGAGAAACGCCATTTTTTAAATTATATGTTTTTAATATATAGTCCCACCATTGTTTTATTGGTGGTTTAAACTTACCTTTAGCATCAAAAGCCGGTATAAACATATCAAACCATGGTTGCCTGAGCTGTTCTGACTGTCTGCGTTGTTCCTCATTCATCAAAGGCAACTTTGATTTTAAAGGGTAAAATTCTACATTAAAAATAGCTATTGCATATAGATAGCACTGTAGAAATGGCTGCAATGAATATCTAATAAATTCTTCTTTAGTCTTTGATTTTTCGCATTTTTCAATAAGTTTTTTATCAAATATCAGAGATGGTTTTTCTGCAAATGAAAGGTAAAGTGCCGAATAAAAAAACTGATCTCTGTCAAACCCCCAAATTATATTTTTCTTAAGGTGATCAAAATGAAGGGTTAGTTGTTTAGTTTTTGGAAAGTCAATTCCCAAAAAAAACCCATAGGTTGGGGTGTTAAAAAAAGTCTCCCAAGGGCTGTCAGGAACTATTTGCTTTTTCCTGATCAAATCAATGATTTTGTTTCTAAGGTGATGATGTAAGTCACCTTTCTCCAGATGGAAAAACATCTCTCCTTCGGTTCCAAACATATTCTTAAAAATTGAAGATATGGCTTTTAAAAATTTCACTGTGCTTTTAGTTGCAGAAAATTTTTGTCTTCCTAAATGGGTTTTAACTGTATTAAGGCTCAAACCAGAATTTTTTGTTATTTCAGTGATTATATTCTTATCTGCTTTTACAACGGATATTATAAATTCTGGTGAGACTATTAGACTATTCTCTAATGGGTGAGGCATCATTTTCTCCTAACTGCTACGGCTGTTTAAAAAAGCTACTCATCAACTCCCATATTAAAACGTTTTCGAAGCACAACGATGAGCTAAGCCGCGCCGCCGCAACGTTTGAGTCAAGATACGTAGCCCCCCCCGGCGTAGGCTGGGCGACTTGTTATACATACAGCCTTTGCTATTATTTTAATTCAGTCCCACAGGCTCTTAAAAAATGATAACCAACTTGGGTAAATAGCTGCCATAATCCCTGATAATGAAAACAAAACCCCAGAGATACAAACCAACGCCCAAACTGTAATGAGAGAGGTCACAATAGCTTCTCGAGAATCAACCAAATCTGGCTTATGCTCCTGAGCAACGACTTTTTGGTAGATGCCGACGATTTCCGCAGGCAATAGCATTGCTCCAATCTCGCTAAGGTTGATTTGAAGAAATTTCTGCCAAACAGTAAAACTTTTTACAGATGCCAGAAGTGCTTGCGAAACTCGAACTCCAAAGAAGGAAATAAGAGCCACCGCAGCTCCTGAAATTATCCAGCTACCATCTAAGGACAAGGGTAACTATCGGCGGCAACTGAATTACATGCGCTTAGCGCAACGCTGCTCCCTGCCGTCTTGTTGCCTTAATTGTTCGGTATTCTGTATCTCATAGTTACAATCAACTTAACGCTTCAGCATCAATTCTTGCAATAAGAGCATCCAAATACATAGAGCACCGTTCTTTTGGTGCTTTAAAGTCTCGATGTTCGAGGAGATTGTTGATATGCCCCGAAATTCGAAGATCTTTGAGCCGTATGCCATCCACGTAGCCGGCTATAGCAAAGAGTGCCCAAAGAGCATGAGCAACAATTTCACACTCTTTTGTATTTTCGATGATATCTATAAGCATTCCTGAGAGGCTTCGAATATCACTTGGCTCTTCCAGGCCGATTGACCCAAGGCTGTATGTTAACTCGCTCAAGTCATGAATTTCACGGCTTTTGCAGCGGCGGCTTCCTAAAGCCCTAAGCTTGCCTAAGACTTTCTCATAGATATAGTTCATGGCTATTCTTTTGCCGACTGTTCCCAAAAGACGTAAATCCAAGTGGGCACGCTTTCGAATGTCAAGATCGCTTGAAATACATTCATCGATCAACTTGATTAGTCTTGAGCCAGGTACTGAAGCGGCTTTCTCTAATAATGGTGGAATATCGATAGCATTCATTTCTAAAGAAATTATGCCGAATCGTTCTTCCAATCGTGCCATTCTTGCAACATTTATGGCCTTTCCGATTCTACTTTTTGCAGTTCTGCGATTATTAGACGTAACCTGAATTGTCAAATGCTGCTGGATTGGCACACCAATTTTTCGGGCAATTTTCTCTATGGTCAGATCAAAGTCCAAGTCAGAAAGTCCGAAGCCAATAAAGAGTATGCGGTAGTGAGAAAAAAGATGAATAAACAGAGAGTTATATGCAGGAGACTTTTCTATAAGGTCACGATATGCTAAGTAATCGAAGACGATCTTCCTACCTATTGTGCCGTGAGCCTTTATGAGAAATGGGCTCTCTTCCAATCTTGAAAGAATCCCGATTGTTTCAAACTCATCACCATTTATCGGGTCATGTATGGTCCATGAATATCCGTTAGAGTTTAGATAATTTTCATGAAATTTGTCTACGTTGACGGTAATAATGCCTTTTGGCTGTAACGCCATAATCGCCTTATGCTTTTTCTCGTATTCTGCATAAAGAACTGGATCGGGTGGATATTGAGGTGTTAGAAGCTCTTCAACAAGCACATCAAAACGTGTGTGGTCAGCGCGTCGAAGTATTGTGGCGACTTCGATCAAGTTTTCACCACGGGGAAACGGTTCATCCATGAATTTTGTTATGAGAGAATCCGCAGGATTCCCTGCTAAATCTTTCACAATAATCCCTTCACTGTCAAAACGCGCCTTAATTTCTATGAGAAGATCGATCCAACCGGGCACCATGGAACCGTCACTTCGTTTAAAGCCTCGAGAAAAGCCCGCACCGGTGAATACGATCAATTTATCTGACTCTACAATGTCGAATAACTGCTGATATTGGCTCATATTTTTGCGATATTAATTACCGAACTGCAAGCTAAGCTACGCCGATGCTTTACTGGTGAAATCAGTGCGTGTCGGCGTCGGGTTGAGCAGATTGCCTTACACGACCTATTCATAATCGTTTTTGTTAGGGCTTCTTATTCCTGAGTAAATTGTAAAACAAACGATCAGGAGTATAAAGCCACAAAATACTTCGTAAACTGTTAGAAACTGCGGATACCAATGACCCGGGCTGAAATCACCATAGCCAAGTGTAGTTATTGTTACCCCACTAAAATACATTGCATCGGTTATTTGAATGGGAAATTTTTTGCTTGACCACATTCCTTCTGTTGCTGGCACCAATGCATACAAAAGTGAAAAATTTAAGACCAGCTCTAAATAGCTTTTTAAAGCGAGTCTTACTCGATCTTTAGGGCCCAACCTGCTCTTTTTATCTTCAGGATCACCTAATTTGTCGAATGCGTCTCGCAAAAATGCCCAAAATATTTCATGGCATCTAGAAAGTAACAAATATGACCAGATATAAACAACAGCATAGGAAAGTGCATTGCTAATACTTGTATTCTCTTGTGACGCCCAATATTTTTGAAACACAAGAACACCTACTACGCTCACTACTGATAGGTACAGATAGAAAGAGTTAAGCACCTCTATTACAGTTGTTCTATCATATTTCTTCTTTACGAAGTCCGCAATTGCCCATGTGGGCGATAGAAGTGAAAATAATTTCATAATCTATTAATCACCTTTTTATGCCCTATCAGTGTTAATAAGCGGAATATTTTCCATCTATTACCTTTTTTTACTATTACCTATGAAAAATCATTTTTGCATAAAAACCATACAAACTTTTTTTGGGAAATCAATAATAAATATATCATTCTTAACAAAAGATTTAAAAATTTGTTAAAAAATGCGCTCTGTACAAAAAACTAAAATCAGATTAAAAAAGACCCTTTCTAAAATTTTGATATGGAGGACAGCTTGGCGCTTAAAAAGACTGATATGATTGAAAACATTGCAACGGCAGGATTCACAAAAGAAAAATCTATCCTGGTAACCGAGACCCTTCTTGAAATCATCAAACGTACTCTTACGGCTGGCGAAGATGTTATGGTTTCAGGATTCGGGAGATTTTGCGTGAATGAGAAGGGAACCAGGACAGGAAGAAACCCAGCAACCGGTGAAAGTATGCTTATTGCAGAAAGAAAGATTGTTACCTTCAGATGTTCGGGGATCCTAAAAGATAGGGTCGGGAATCATCAGCTTCCCAAAAAGAAGAAGATAACCAAGAAGACTCAAGAAGCTTTACCCTCAAGAGCCTCACGCGCCCACTGAAGATATTTATTCGTTTCCTCAGATTTAGAGCTTTCAAGCGGAGTATAATCGCACAGGAAAGTAAAGCAGGCGGTATCAAATTCATCTGGCGATTTGATACCCTGAGAACGCATCTGATCCTTGCTCATGATTTCATACTGCCCACGGTCGTTCAATTTGTATGGAATCCTCGATGCCTGATCCAGAATAGTCTGACCAGGCTGCAATCTCATGCGACCGTCAAAAATAGCCTCACGCGCCTTTACTGAAGCATAGGCTCTTTGATTTTTATAACGCTTCTGATCCGCCTTGGAATGACACGGCAAGCCCCATTTTATATACTCAACCGTCTGCCCAAGCTCTTCCATTTCAAGAATAACAGTTCGTCCTGGGCCATCAGCATCAACTGCTATAGTTATATCCTGATATTTCTGAGCCTCGTTGTAAGCATGTCGGGCAAATTCTTTTTCGTTCATGGTTTTGCTGCTAAATCCTGAGATCCATTCTACTTTTCTGGAATCACCAAACCCGGATACTTTCCAGATATTATAAACAGACGAATCCCTGAAAACGCCTTCAGCAACGTCAATGGTCATAACATAGCCCCAAGCTTCTTCATGCAGGATGACCAGATGCTGAGATTGTTCACACCAGTGCCTGGGGATAAGATACCCTGCAAGATTATCTGGAAAAACTCCTAAAACCTTGATCTGATATTCAGGGCTATGGTGGCCTCCATACTCAATAAGCTTTTCCCTGATAGTTTCCACATCGACCAAAGGACTTTCTTCTGAATTGAAATTAAAAGCCTTATATATACTCTCCTTCAGCTCATGATGAGAATCGTAGAAATGGCCAGAAGATCTGGTAGGCTGTGATACCATTACATATCTATTATTCTTATTAGTGAGAGCGCCTCGCAAAACTCCATGAATAGTATCATCAACAGCCGAGGCTTCATCTACAATGCAAAGATAGTTATCATTATGCTGGCCTGCCAGGTTTTCTGGAGCCGACTTACTGGCAGTTTTAGGCAACACATACCAAGAGTCTTTATAGTCGGCCTGATAATATGATTGAGCCTGTTTTATGAAATATCCTCGCAGAAAAGGATAGTTTCTCTCCACCCTATCAATGCTTCCATCAAGCTCTTTCCATACGAC encodes the following:
- a CDS encoding type II toxin-antitoxin system HicA family toxin, producing the protein MNSRHRKTLSDIFKNPVQSNILWSDIEALLIALGSDISEGNGSRVRIKLNGERAVFHRPHPQKETDKGSVMSMRRFLENAGVLK
- a CDS encoding SIR2 family protein, producing the protein MSQYQQLFDIVESDKLIVFTGAGFSRGFKRSDGSMVPGWIDLLIEIKARFDSEGIIVKDLAGNPADSLITKFMDEPFPRGENLIEVATILRRADHTRFDVLVEELLTPQYPPDPVLYAEYEKKHKAIMALQPKGIITVNVDKFHENYLNSNGYSWTIHDPINGDEFETIGILSRLEESPFLIKAHGTIGRKIVFDYLAYRDLIEKSPAYNSLFIHLFSHYRILFIGFGLSDLDFDLTIEKIARKIGVPIQQHLTIQVTSNNRRTAKSRIGKAINVARMARLEERFGIISLEMNAIDIPPLLEKAASVPGSRLIKLIDECISSDLDIRKRAHLDLRLLGTVGKRIAMNYIYEKVLGKLRALGSRRCKSREIHDLSELTYSLGSIGLEEPSDIRSLSGMLIDIIENTKECEIVAHALWALFAIAGYVDGIRLKDLRISGHINNLLEHRDFKAPKERCSMYLDALIARIDAEALS
- a CDS encoding DNA methyltransferase translates to MFPDQLSGGLFEKRTKVGKTTKFEDLLLPEKAIIEMKSRGKDLHSHVLQAREYWNNSYGKEKTPYVVLCNFDEIMIFNWFMQDAPLDKFNINDLENRWRALAFLSKEPIVPIFANNVEKATKEAVEQLLNVYHSLINRGEEKNKVQKFVLQLLVCFFSEDAGLFPVDGFFLDLIRDCKNTQSAYDLFPALFRQMNNKNKAKGGRFKNVPYFNGGLFKEIDPVDLTDYEIALIEKTATFNWRHVEPAIFGNIFEYSMDSDAQHAMGAHYTYEKDIMKIIRPTIIQPILEEIKKANTLEKLRKIRAGLGQLKILDPACGSGNFLYVALRELKNLELEILSKINENFKSYNIRDVDSVIQTKQFYGMDINPFAVELAKVTLSFGKKIFNGMFSEYIKKNQLSLEFVDKTLPFDDLDRNIVVKDALFNEWPKADIIIGNPPFLGGKYLRTERGDDYAEKIYKAFPDAKGQPDLCVFWFQKANDSSAERIGLVGTNSISQGVSRKASLDYISANNGTIISAVSTQVWSGTANVHVSLVNWVKNKKIIPSDIFLDEQKVNFINSSLKAEADYTVAKPLKENENLSFQACELSGKGFIVSAATAKEWIKKDKKNKEVLKPMLDGKTLVSPGIELDWVIDFNDMTLEKASGYKVPFEHVKQNIRPERMLNKEKSRSEKWWLFGRSRPQMRKAFKGLECYFCLPKVAKYTCFRPIDVSVLPCEANMVVASDDFFILGILNSKIHMDWVLAQCSTLKSDTRYTNTTCFLTFPFPHEAKDALKQKVREIMKELEDFRSQEAISRNCTITKLYNDFFSEPSSNLFKLHKKLDKTVCACYGWKHIDNKVYNDEVLELNEKKL
- a CDS encoding type II toxin-antitoxin system HicB family antitoxin; protein product: MMEYKGYIGVVDYDDKAKVFHGEIINTRDVITFQGKSVDEIEAAFHESIDDYLAWCEQDGINPEKPYSGKFNLRLSPELHREVATAAKKLKLSINSFVEKALIDEINLHRA
- a CDS encoding integration host factor subunit alpha, which translates into the protein MALKKTDMIENIATAGFTKEKSILVTETLLEIIKRTLTAGEDVMVSGFGRFCVNEKGTRTGRNPATGESMLIAERKIVTFRCSGILKDRVGNHQLPKKKKITKKTQEALPSRASRAH
- a CDS encoding potassium channel family protein produces the protein MKLFSLLSPTWAIADFVKKKYDRTTVIEVLNSFYLYLSVVSVVGVLVFQKYWASQENTSISNALSYAVVYIWSYLLLSRCHEIFWAFLRDAFDKLGDPEDKKSRLGPKDRVRLALKSYLELVLNFSLLYALVPATEGMWSSKKFPIQITDAMYFSGVTITTLGYGDFSPGHWYPQFLTVYEVFCGFILLIVCFTIYSGIRSPNKNDYE